The sequence ATTCATATAGGCTCCATTATCATAACAAACATATGTCATATCATGGTTTCTTTCCATTGCTCCTGATAATGACTGGAATCCGATATCATATGTTCCTCCATCTCCACCAAAGGCTATGAACTTATAATTTGTATCTTTATCTATTTTTCCCTGCTTTTTTAGGGATTTATAGGCTGCTTCTGCTCCACTTGTTGTAGCTGCTACGTTTTCAAATGCATTATGAATAAATGAATCTCTCCAGGATGTATATGGATACATAAATGTTGATACTTCTAAACATCCTGTTGCACATCCTATTACTGCTTCATCATCTTCTTCTAATGCTCTCAGCACTGTTCTTACTGCTACTGGGGCTCCACAACCTGCACACATTCTATGTCCACCTGTAAATCTTTCTTTTTTATTTAATTCTTCTTTGAATTCATATTTCATTTCTGTTGTCATTTGCCTTTCACCTCCTGATATTTATTATTCTCTTAAGCTTAAGTAACGGTATCTTTCTCCTACTTCTCCTGTTTCTTCTATTTCCATTAGATCATTAAATACACTCTCTATTGACTCTATTGTTACATCTCTTCCTCCGAGTCCATACATGTAGCTTATGATTTCTGGTTTTGTAGTTTCTGGATATAGTGCTGCTGCTGTTTCGTGATATACAGGGCCTCCTGATGTTGAGAAGGTTTCTGATCTATCCATTGCTGCAACATATTTTACATCCTTTAATAGTTCTACCAATCTATCTCTATTAAATGGACGGAATACTCTTATCTTTAAGAGACCTACTTTCTTTCCTTCAGCTCTCATCTTATCTATTGTTTCTTTGGCTGTTCCTGCTGCTGAGTTAATTAAAACTAATGCATAATCAGCATCTTCTAACTCATATGTTTCAAAGAATCCATATTCTCTTCCTGTCATTTCTTTGTATTCTGCAGCTACTTCTTCTATTACTTTCTTAGCATTTTCCATAGCTCTGTTCTGCTGATACTTATGTTCCATATAGTAATCTGCTGTATCATAAGGACCAATAGCTATTGCATTCTCTTTGTTGATTAAGTGTTCATCTGCATTGTAGGTTCCTACAAATTCTTTTACATCTTCATCTTCTTCAAGCTGTATATTTTCTATAGCATGACTTGTGATAAATCCATCCTGACAGACCATTACTGGAAGCTGCACATCTTTGTGCTCTCCAATTCTTGCTGCCTGAATTAAATTATCATATGCTTCCTGATTATCTTCTGAATAAAGCTGGATCCAGCCTGCATCTCTTGCTCCCATTGAGTCACTGTGGTCTGCATTGATGTTGATCGGGCCTGATAAAGCTCTATTTACTACTGATAAGATGATTGGAAGTCTTGATGATGATGCTATATATAATTCCTCGACCATTAAAGCAAGTCCGTTTGCTGATGTTGCTGTTACTGTTCTTGCTCCTGCAGCCTGGGAACCAATACAGGCTGACATTGCACTGTGTTCTGATTCTAC comes from Halanaerobium saccharolyticum subsp. saccharolyticum DSM 6643 and encodes:
- a CDS encoding thiamine pyrophosphate-dependent enzyme: MKYEFKEELNKKERFTGGHRMCAGCGAPVAVRTVLRALEEDDEAVIGCATGCLEVSTFMYPYTSWRDSFIHNAFENVAATTSGAEAAYKSLKKQGKIDKDTNYKFIAFGGDGGTYDIGFQSLSGAMERNHDMTYVCYDNGAYMN
- the porA gene encoding pyruvate:ferredoxin oxidoreductase subunit alpha, which translates into the protein MSIREKLSGNEAAATALRQMNPDVMAAFPITPSTEIPQYFSKYVSDGRVDTEFVPVESEHSAMSACIGSQAAGARTVTATSANGLALMVEELYIASSSRLPIILSVVNRALSGPININADHSDSMGARDAGWIQLYSEDNQEAYDNLIQAARIGEHKDVQLPVMVCQDGFITSHAIENIQLEEDEDVKEFVGTYNADEHLINKENAIAIGPYDTADYYMEHKYQQNRAMENAKKVIEEVAAEYKEMTGREYGFFETYELEDADYALVLINSAAGTAKETIDKMRAEGKKVGLLKIRVFRPFNRDRLVELLKDVKYVAAMDRSETFSTSGGPVYHETAAALYPETTKPEIISYMYGLGGRDVTIESIESVFNDLMEIEETGEVGERYRYLSLRE